The following coding sequences are from one Halomonas sp. HAL1 window:
- a CDS encoding FAD-dependent oxidoreductase has translation MANRLNNDFQFVDVGRKDPQKKDARARAKEFAEIYEPFKPTDAASQAHRCLHCGNPYCEWKCPVHNYIPNWLQLVVEGNIIEAAELSHKTNSLPEVCGRVCPQDRLCEGDCTLNDGFGAVTIGSVEKYITDTAFAMGWRPDMSHVTWTDKKVAIIGAGPAGLGCADILARNGVKPVVFDKYPEIGGLLTFGIPEFKLEKSVMERRRAVFEEMGVEFRLNTEIGIDIEFETLMQEYDAVFLGMGTYKYMEGGFPGEDLPGVYKALDFLIANVNRCLGFEKDPNDYISMEGKRVVVLGGGDTAMDCNRTSIRQNATSVTCAYRRDEGNMPGSRREVSNAREEGVEFLFNRQPVAVVGEEKVEGVKVVRTRLGEPDENGRQRPEVVPGSEEIIAADAVVIAFGFQASPAPWFDSSNIQVDERDRVTAPEHGQYAFQTSNEKIFAGGDMVRGSDLVVTAIYEGRQAAEGILDYLGV, from the coding sequence ATGGCTAACCGTTTAAATAACGATTTTCAGTTTGTCGATGTGGGTCGTAAGGACCCACAAAAGAAAGATGCCCGCGCCCGTGCTAAAGAGTTCGCGGAGATCTACGAACCGTTCAAGCCCACCGACGCGGCAAGCCAAGCGCACCGCTGCCTGCACTGCGGTAACCCGTACTGCGAGTGGAAGTGCCCGGTGCACAACTACATCCCCAACTGGCTGCAGCTGGTGGTGGAAGGCAACATCATTGAAGCCGCTGAGCTCTCGCACAAAACCAACTCGCTGCCCGAAGTGTGTGGCCGTGTGTGCCCGCAGGATCGTCTGTGTGAAGGCGACTGTACGCTGAACGATGGCTTTGGCGCGGTGACCATTGGTTCGGTGGAGAAGTACATCACCGATACGGCGTTTGCCATGGGCTGGCGTCCGGATATGTCCCACGTTACCTGGACCGACAAGAAGGTCGCCATTATCGGTGCAGGCCCTGCGGGCCTGGGCTGTGCCGACATTCTGGCCCGTAACGGCGTCAAGCCGGTGGTGTTCGACAAGTACCCGGAAATCGGTGGCCTGCTGACCTTTGGTATTCCCGAGTTCAAGCTGGAAAAGAGCGTGATGGAGCGCCGCCGCGCGGTGTTTGAAGAGATGGGCGTCGAGTTCCGCCTCAATACCGAAATCGGCATCGATATCGAGTTTGAAACCTTGATGCAGGAGTACGATGCGGTATTCCTGGGGATGGGCACTTATAAATACATGGAAGGCGGCTTCCCTGGCGAAGACCTGCCGGGCGTTTACAAAGCGCTGGACTTCCTGATTGCCAACGTCAACCGCTGTCTGGGTTTTGAAAAAGATCCCAACGACTATATCTCCATGGAAGGCAAGCGTGTGGTCGTTCTGGGCGGCGGCGATACGGCGATGGACTGTAACCGTACGTCCATTCGCCAGAACGCTACCAGCGTGACCTGTGCCTATCGTCGTGACGAGGGCAACATGCCGGGGTCGCGTCGTGAGGTCTCCAATGCCCGTGAAGAGGGCGTTGAGTTTCTGTTCAACCGTCAGCCGGTCGCGGTCGTCGGCGAAGAGAAAGTCGAGGGCGTGAAGGTGGTGCGCACGCGCTTGGGCGAGCCGGACGAAAATGGCCGTCAGCGTCCTGAAGTGGTGCCCGGCTCTGAAGAGATCATCGCGGCGGATGCAGTGGTCATTGCTTTTGGCTTCCAGGCCAGCCCCGCGCCGTGGTTCGATAGCTCTAATATCCAAGTTGACGAGCGCGACCGCGTCACCGCACCGGAGCACGGCCAGTACGCCTTCCAAACCAGCAACGAAAAAATCTTTGCCGGTGGCGATATGGTGCGCGGCTCTGATTTGGTGGTCACGGCGATTTACGAAGGCCGTCAAGCGGCGGAAGGTATTCTGGACTACCTGGGCGTGTAA
- a CDS encoding IS110 family transposase — protein sequence MNKHTTIGIDLAKRVFQVCVVDTRSSRVQVNKELKRHQVLDFMRRQPACRVFMEACGGSHYWARQLQALGHTVALISPQFVTPFRKGHKTDANDALAIVEAGCRPDMRFVPLKSVEQQDIQSLHRIRERYIHQRTQLINQVHGLLQEYGVISGRGQKALKQRVWLALEDADNELSMLMRDLIAEQMAELDRLNERIQSLDKRVEQMSRAVMPCRQLLAIEGVGPVVATQLYSALGNGNAFKKGRQASAYLGLTPTQHSSGGIAKIKGIGRTGQISLKAALIRGAHSAINTVGDKQDAKSRWLRALVARVGKNKAAVALANKTVRTAWAVLHSGQSYCREFNDGSALMVS from the coding sequence ATGAACAAGCATACGACGATAGGTATTGATCTGGCAAAGCGTGTTTTTCAAGTGTGTGTTGTCGACACCCGCTCCTCGCGTGTTCAGGTCAACAAAGAGCTTAAACGGCATCAGGTCTTGGATTTTATGCGCCGCCAACCGGCCTGTCGGGTATTTATGGAAGCGTGCGGTGGATCGCATTATTGGGCGCGACAACTGCAGGCCCTCGGCCATACCGTTGCCCTCATTTCGCCCCAGTTTGTGACGCCTTTTCGCAAAGGGCACAAGACAGATGCCAATGACGCCCTCGCTATTGTAGAAGCCGGATGTCGTCCGGACATGCGCTTTGTACCACTCAAAAGCGTAGAGCAGCAGGATATTCAGAGCCTGCACCGCATTCGGGAGAGGTACATCCATCAGCGCACCCAGTTGATCAATCAGGTTCATGGGTTATTGCAGGAATATGGAGTGATCAGCGGTCGGGGACAGAAAGCGTTAAAGCAACGTGTCTGGCTCGCCCTGGAAGATGCCGATAACGAGCTTTCGATGCTGATGCGTGACTTGATTGCCGAGCAAATGGCGGAGCTGGATCGACTCAACGAGCGTATTCAGTCACTGGATAAGCGCGTGGAGCAGATGAGCCGTGCGGTGATGCCTTGTCGCCAACTGTTGGCGATTGAGGGAGTGGGACCGGTGGTCGCCACCCAGCTCTATAGCGCCCTCGGTAACGGCAACGCCTTCAAGAAAGGTCGCCAAGCGTCAGCCTATCTGGGGTTGACGCCGACACAACACAGCAGTGGTGGCATCGCGAAGATCAAGGGCATTGGCCGAACGGGGCAAATCTCGCTGAAAGCCGCCCTGATACGCGGCGCACACTCGGCCATCAACACCGTGGGTGACAAGCAGGATGCCAAAAGCCGTTGGCTACGCGCGCTGGTCGCACGCGTGGGCAAGAACAAAGCGGCTGTCGCGTTAGCGAACAAGACAGTACGAACCGCCTGGGCGGTTCTGCACAGCGGACAGTCCTATTGTAGAGAGTTTAACGACGGTTCAGCGCTGATGGTGAGCTAA